From Pontibacter actiniarum, a single genomic window includes:
- the rpsI gene encoding 30S ribosomal protein S9: MEVINTSGRRKTSVARIYLTPGQGNITINGRDIKEYFPSEVLQTIVNQPFQTLESIGKYDVKANLRGGGVSGQAEALRLAISKALVVENAENKSALKKEGFTTRDPRMVERKKFGKRKARRSFQFSKR; encoded by the coding sequence ATGGAAGTTATCAATACATCTGGTAGAAGAAAAACCTCGGTGGCGCGCATCTACTTGACGCCTGGGCAAGGGAATATCACTATTAACGGTAGAGATATCAAGGAATACTTCCCTAGTGAAGTACTTCAAACTATTGTGAATCAGCCGTTTCAAACCTTAGAATCAATTGGCAAGTACGATGTGAAAGCCAATTTAAGAGGTGGTGGTGTAAGCGGCCAGGCTGAAGCACTTAGACTTGCTATCTCCAAAGCACTGGTAGTAGAAAACGCCGAGAACAAGTCAGCTCTTAAGAAAGAGGGCTTCACAACGCGTGACCCACGTATGGTGGAGCGTAAGAAGTTCGGTAAGCGCAAAGCTCGTCGTTCATTCCAGTTCAGCAAACGTTAA
- the rplM gene encoding 50S ribosomal protein L13, with product MDHLSYKTLTVNKKTANKGWVIVDAGQGSLGRVASEVAKILKGKHKPSYTPFADCGDNVIIINADDTRFTGRKWDQKYYLTHTGYPGGQKRTSPRELKAKSSTLLVERAVRGMLPKNSLGRELFRNLHVFAGSEHPFAAQQPKELTLNI from the coding sequence ATGGATCATTTAAGTTATAAGACCCTTACTGTCAACAAGAAGACAGCCAACAAAGGCTGGGTGATTGTTGATGCAGGGCAAGGAAGCTTGGGTCGTGTGGCATCAGAAGTTGCCAAGATCCTGAAAGGCAAGCATAAGCCTTCGTATACTCCTTTCGCTGACTGCGGCGACAACGTGATCATCATCAACGCTGATGACACACGTTTCACAGGCCGTAAGTGGGATCAGAAGTACTACCTGACGCACACTGGTTACCCAGGCGGTCAGAAGAGAACTTCTCCACGTGAGCTTAAGGCTAAATCATCTACGCTGCTGGTAGAGCGCGCTGTTCGTGGCATGTTGCCTAAAAACAGCCTGGGTCGCGAGCTGTTTAGAAATCTTCATGTTTTTGCAGGAAGCGAGCATCCTTTTGCAGCTCAGCAGCCTAAAGAATTAACCCTCAATATCTAA
- a CDS encoding NAD(P)H-quinone oxidoreductase: protein MKAILVKQPGGPEQLILGEHEQPLPKPTELLVKVHATALNRADTLQRQGKYPPPQGGSPLLGLEIAGEVVEAGVNCTRFKKGDKVFGLLPGGGYAEYAVIDEGMAMPVPDKLSMEEAASIPEVFLTAWQALVWLGRLQAGERALIHAGASGVGTAAIQLARALQAEVLVTASEQKIQACLDLGAQKAINYREVPFEEEVLAHTNSEGVDVIVDFIAGPYFNQNLDCLRLDGRLVILANLGGGKVDGVDLRKVLSKRLHVMGSTLRARTRDYQVKLTEDMSRFALPLFKEGKLKPVVDSVYDWKDAAEAHRYMEQNKNIGKIVLRVS, encoded by the coding sequence ATGAAAGCCATACTTGTAAAACAGCCCGGCGGGCCCGAGCAACTTATACTTGGAGAGCACGAGCAGCCGCTGCCTAAGCCAACCGAGCTTCTTGTAAAGGTACATGCCACCGCCCTTAACCGTGCCGATACACTGCAGCGACAGGGGAAGTACCCGCCACCCCAGGGAGGGAGCCCTTTACTTGGCCTGGAGATAGCCGGAGAGGTGGTGGAAGCAGGTGTAAACTGTACCCGCTTTAAGAAGGGAGATAAAGTATTCGGCCTGCTGCCGGGTGGCGGCTACGCCGAGTACGCCGTGATAGACGAAGGTATGGCCATGCCGGTGCCGGATAAGCTGAGCATGGAAGAGGCCGCCTCCATCCCTGAAGTGTTCCTGACGGCGTGGCAGGCGTTGGTGTGGCTGGGCAGGCTGCAGGCCGGGGAGCGGGCGCTGATACACGCCGGCGCGAGCGGCGTAGGCACAGCCGCTATACAACTGGCGCGGGCTTTGCAGGCCGAGGTGCTGGTTACGGCATCGGAGCAGAAAATACAGGCTTGCCTTGACCTCGGTGCCCAAAAGGCCATCAACTACAGAGAGGTGCCTTTTGAGGAGGAGGTGCTGGCGCACACCAACAGCGAAGGGGTGGATGTGATTGTGGACTTTATTGCCGGGCCATACTTTAACCAGAACCTGGACTGCCTGCGCCTGGATGGCCGCCTGGTTATACTTGCCAATCTGGGTGGCGGTAAGGTGGATGGCGTTGACCTGCGCAAGGTTCTCTCGAAACGCCTGCACGTGATGGGCTCCACCCTGCGCGCTAGAACCAGAGACTACCAGGTAAAGCTGACAGAGGACATGAGCCGCTTTGCGCTTCCGCTTTTTAAAGAGGGGAAACTAAAGCCTGTGGTTGATTCTGTGTACGACTGGAAAGATGCGGCCGAGGCACACCGCTACATGGAGCAGAACAAGAACATCGGGAAAATTGTGCTGCGGGTGAGTTAG
- a CDS encoding RluA family pseudouridine synthase: protein MKYPVFKDLIIFENEDYIVVNKPPFLSTLEDRTPNTTNLLKIARQYSPDLQACHRLDKDTSGCLVFAKNPEAYRHLSMQFEHRQVYKVYHAVVWGVHKFEDELVNRAILPNAKGVAHLNPKGKPAETYFTTLENYSRHTLVECMPVTGRLHQIRVHLAFLGANIVSDTLYGGENLYLSNLKRGYNLKKDTEELPLIKRFALHSFNIGFTLLDGEPIKIEAPYPKDFAVLVKQLRAH, encoded by the coding sequence ATGAAGTACCCGGTTTTTAAAGACCTGATCATATTTGAGAATGAGGATTACATCGTGGTAAACAAGCCACCGTTCCTCTCTACCCTGGAAGACCGCACCCCCAACACCACCAACCTGCTCAAGATAGCCCGGCAGTACAGCCCTGACCTGCAGGCCTGCCACCGGCTGGACAAAGACACCTCGGGCTGCCTGGTGTTCGCGAAGAACCCCGAGGCGTACCGCCACCTGTCGATGCAGTTTGAGCACCGCCAGGTTTACAAAGTGTACCATGCCGTGGTGTGGGGTGTTCATAAGTTTGAGGATGAGCTGGTAAACCGAGCCATTCTGCCAAACGCCAAAGGGGTGGCGCACCTGAACCCGAAAGGCAAGCCTGCCGAAACATACTTTACTACCCTGGAGAACTACAGCCGCCACACGTTAGTGGAGTGCATGCCCGTAACAGGCCGCCTGCACCAGATCCGTGTGCACCTGGCGTTTCTGGGAGCTAACATTGTAAGCGATACGCTCTATGGCGGCGAAAACCTTTACCTGAGCAACCTGAAGCGGGGCTATAACCTGAAGAAGGACACGGAGGAGCTGCCATTGATCAAGCGGTTCGCGCTGCACTCGTTCAACATCGGCTTCACGCTGCTGGATGGGGAGCCTATCAAAATTGAGGCGCCTTACCCAAAAGACTTCGCCGTGCTGGTAAAGCAGCTGCGCGCACATTAA
- a CDS encoding sensor histidine kinase, with protein MNLNSRTLALLISLAVALVLTAFLALASYFSSQGLMVALVIVFVSCFLLVHFSYEALVFREVKNVYSSLEKLKRQDFKKVESRSTFSADPLMKIKEEIYMIAERKQQEIDELKRLQSMRREFLADVSHELKTPIFAAQGFIHTLLDGAMDDPEVRERFLEKAAKSLDGLDALVQDLISISQFEKGVVKMAKRNFDVVQLVREVAEQLEQRASQHEITLHVEAGPQEQIMLFADPNRIRQVFTNLVDNAIKYGRKGGNIWISFEEGKKKYTITVKDDGKGIAQEHINRIFERFYRIDKSRARDTSSTGLGLAICKHIIEAHRSIIAVKSEIDKGTTLRFKLLKAKQL; from the coding sequence ATGAATCTGAATTCCCGTACGCTTGCCCTTTTAATATCACTGGCGGTAGCACTTGTGCTCACCGCCTTTCTTGCTTTAGCCAGCTACTTCTCCTCGCAGGGCCTGATGGTGGCGCTGGTCATTGTTTTTGTGAGCTGCTTTCTGCTCGTACACTTCTCCTACGAGGCACTGGTGTTCCGGGAGGTGAAGAACGTATACTCCAGCCTGGAGAAGCTAAAGCGGCAGGACTTTAAGAAAGTGGAGAGCCGGTCCACTTTCTCGGCCGACCCGCTCATGAAGATAAAGGAGGAGATTTACATGATCGCCGAGCGCAAGCAGCAGGAGATTGACGAGCTGAAGCGGCTGCAATCTATGCGGCGGGAGTTTCTGGCAGATGTTTCGCATGAGCTGAAGACGCCGATATTCGCCGCCCAGGGCTTCATCCACACGTTGCTGGATGGCGCCATGGATGACCCGGAGGTGCGCGAGAGGTTTCTGGAGAAAGCCGCCAAAAGCCTCGACGGCCTGGACGCACTGGTGCAGGACCTGATCAGCATCTCCCAGTTCGAAAAGGGCGTGGTAAAGATGGCCAAGCGCAACTTCGATGTTGTGCAGCTGGTGCGCGAAGTGGCCGAGCAGCTGGAGCAAAGGGCCTCCCAACACGAGATAACGCTGCATGTAGAGGCGGGCCCGCAAGAGCAGATTATGCTCTTCGCCGACCCTAACCGCATCCGGCAGGTGTTCACTAACCTCGTGGACAACGCCATCAAGTACGGGCGCAAGGGCGGCAACATCTGGATCTCCTTCGAGGAAGGCAAAAAGAAATACACCATCACGGTGAAGGACGACGGCAAGGGAATCGCCCAGGAGCATATTAACCGTATTTTTGAGCGTTTTTACCGGATAGACAAAAGCCGCGCCCGCGACACCTCCAGCACCGGCCTCGGCCTCGCCATCTGCAAACACATCATCGAAGCGCACCGCTCCATCATTGCCGTTAAAAGCGAAATCGACAAGGGCACAACCCTGCGCTTCAAGCTTCTGAAGGCGAAGCAGCTGTAG
- a CDS encoding response regulator transcription factor, with product MQTALNYKILVVDDDPDIVEMLQYNLKREGYEVATADNGKKAIDVAGQTKPDVILMDVMMPVLDGIAACRQLREMSDFRQTHIIFLTARAEEFSEVAAFEAGADDFITKPIKPRALMSRLAAFARRDAQQEEEDKVIEAGDLRIDRTSFAVYKGEQKITLPKKEFELLAFLAATPNKVFSREELLNNVWGNDVYVIARTVDVHIRKVREKIGEDNIKTIKGVGYKFNTD from the coding sequence GTGCAAACTGCATTAAATTACAAGATTTTAGTAGTAGATGACGATCCGGATATCGTGGAGATGCTACAGTACAACCTGAAACGGGAGGGTTATGAGGTAGCCACCGCCGATAACGGCAAAAAGGCCATTGATGTGGCCGGGCAAACGAAGCCGGACGTCATCCTGATGGATGTGATGATGCCCGTGCTGGATGGCATCGCCGCCTGCCGCCAGTTGCGCGAGATGAGCGACTTTCGCCAGACACACATCATCTTCCTGACCGCCCGCGCAGAGGAGTTCTCCGAGGTGGCCGCTTTTGAGGCCGGCGCCGACGACTTTATCACCAAACCGATCAAGCCCCGCGCGTTAATGAGCCGCCTGGCCGCCTTTGCCCGCCGCGACGCGCAGCAGGAAGAGGAAGACAAGGTAATTGAGGCGGGTGACCTGCGGATAGACCGCACCAGCTTCGCCGTGTACAAAGGCGAGCAGAAAATTACGCTCCCGAAGAAAGAGTTTGAGCTGCTGGCCTTTCTGGCCGCCACACCCAACAAGGTCTTCAGCCGTGAGGAGCTATTGAACAACGTCTGGGGAAATGATGTTTATGTAATTGCCCGCACCGTGGATGTGCACATCCGGAAAGTGCGCGAGAAAATAGGCGAAGACAATATCAAAACCATCAAGGGCGTAGGCTATAAGTTCAACACCGACTGA
- a CDS encoding DUF3108 domain-containing protein — MKKFFPALVILSLILFGFATKDRMRQLPNDSFGTGEVLKYKVHYGPITAAEAVIDVSPTIHRVNDRPCYKATVYGKTNGSFDLFLRIRDTWQSYIDTAAIVPQRSFRNIEEGKYRKRETVDFDHYSNKAHVEKQKKSKKVEKKSYKITDNVQDIVSGFYYLRTLNYDKMQVGDKTTVQGFFDEENFNMEVEYRGREVVSTKAGDIRAIKLVPRMPKNEMFNGENSIVVYLSDDKNKIPVMIKAEMFVGSVKVNLYEYKNLKNKLMFAKN; from the coding sequence ATGAAGAAGTTTTTTCCTGCACTCGTTATACTTTCATTAATCCTTTTTGGCTTTGCCACAAAAGACAGAATGCGCCAGCTGCCTAACGACAGCTTTGGCACAGGCGAGGTGCTTAAGTATAAGGTGCACTACGGCCCTATCACGGCGGCAGAGGCAGTGATCGATGTATCGCCTACCATTCACCGCGTAAACGACAGACCCTGCTACAAAGCCACTGTATACGGCAAGACCAACGGTTCTTTCGACCTGTTCCTGCGGATCCGGGATACCTGGCAATCCTACATAGATACCGCGGCCATTGTACCGCAGCGCTCCTTCCGCAACATAGAGGAGGGCAAGTACCGCAAGCGCGAAACCGTGGACTTTGACCACTACAGCAACAAGGCGCATGTAGAGAAGCAGAAGAAATCGAAGAAGGTAGAGAAAAAAAGCTATAAGATAACAGACAACGTGCAGGATATCGTGAGCGGGTTTTACTACCTCCGCACCCTGAACTATGATAAAATGCAGGTAGGCGACAAAACAACCGTGCAGGGCTTCTTCGATGAGGAGAACTTTAACATGGAGGTGGAGTACCGCGGACGCGAGGTGGTGAGCACCAAAGCCGGCGACATACGCGCCATCAAACTGGTGCCCCGCATGCCAAAGAACGAAATGTTTAATGGCGAGAACTCCATCGTTGTTTACCTCTCCGACGACAAGAACAAGATACCGGTCATGATCAAGGCCGAGATGTTTGTCGGCTCTGTGAAGGTGAACCTCTACGAGTATAAGAATCTCAAAAACAAATTAATGTTTGCCAAAAACTAA
- the recA gene encoding recombinase RecA, with amino-acid sequence MSVSNEKLKALQLTMDKLDKTYGKGTVMKLSDNKVEDIPAISTGSLGLDIALGIGGLPRGRVVEIYGPESSGKTTLTMHCIAEAQRKGGLAAFIDAEHAFDRVYAQKLGIDTENLLISQPDNGEQALEIADHLIRSGAIDIIVIDSVAALVPKGELEGDMGDSKMGLQARLMSQALRKLTGTINKTGCTCIFINQLREKIGVMFGNPETTTGGNALKFYASVRLDIRRIGQIKESADNITGNRTRVKVVKNKVAPPFKVVEFDIMYGEGISKVGEVLDLGVELGIVQKSGSWFSYNGDKLGQGRDGVKQILLDNPELMEEIEGKIRAIVKGEPEKVAAALDDAAAAAE; translated from the coding sequence ATGAGCGTAAGCAACGAAAAACTGAAGGCCCTGCAGCTGACCATGGACAAGCTCGATAAAACTTACGGTAAAGGCACCGTAATGAAACTGAGCGACAACAAGGTAGAGGACATTCCTGCTATCTCTACTGGTTCACTGGGTCTGGACATTGCTTTGGGTATCGGCGGTTTGCCACGCGGCCGTGTCGTAGAAATCTACGGTCCTGAGTCATCTGGTAAAACCACGCTTACCATGCACTGCATTGCCGAGGCGCAACGCAAAGGCGGTTTAGCGGCGTTTATAGATGCAGAGCACGCATTCGACCGGGTATACGCCCAAAAGTTAGGCATAGATACAGAAAACCTATTGATATCCCAGCCAGACAACGGGGAGCAGGCGCTTGAAATCGCTGACCACCTGATCCGCTCTGGCGCTATTGATATTATTGTAATTGACTCCGTGGCCGCCCTGGTACCGAAAGGTGAGCTGGAAGGCGACATGGGCGACAGCAAGATGGGTCTGCAGGCACGTCTGATGTCGCAGGCGCTGCGCAAGCTGACAGGTACGATCAACAAAACAGGATGTACCTGTATCTTCATTAACCAGCTGCGTGAGAAAATCGGTGTGATGTTCGGTAACCCGGAAACCACCACTGGCGGTAACGCACTGAAGTTCTACGCGTCTGTTCGCCTGGATATCCGCCGCATTGGCCAGATCAAGGAGAGCGCAGACAACATTACCGGTAACCGCACACGCGTGAAGGTGGTAAAAAACAAGGTAGCCCCTCCGTTTAAGGTAGTAGAGTTCGACATCATGTATGGCGAGGGCATCTCTAAAGTAGGCGAGGTGCTTGACCTGGGCGTTGAGCTGGGTATTGTGCAGAAGTCAGGTTCATGGTTCTCCTACAACGGCGACAAGCTGGGCCAGGGCCGTGACGGCGTGAAGCAGATCCTGCTGGACAACCCGGAGCTGATGGAAGAGATCGAAGGAAAAATCAGAGCCATCGTAAAAGGCGAGCCGGAGAAAGTGGCCGCCGCCCTGGACGATGCCGCTGCTGCAGCCGAATGA
- a CDS encoding GNAT family N-acetyltransferase, whose product MNYLYNTQSNTLEEQLETPHLVLRPYQEGDESDFMRLLQENTAYLPPAFAGRLARVRALDDARSQVQQLRTDWDNRRTFDFGVWQKEDKSYVGNIALKNLDRSIPKAELGLYFTEWPATRDVAFEALQKVLGFAFGPLGMNKVYLRCTQANESFGQVAEGCGFMKEGVLRCDYRGADSDELLDLSYYGMTRQDFEQAQEQWLETGSAAMA is encoded by the coding sequence ATGAACTACCTGTACAACACACAATCCAACACACTGGAAGAGCAGTTGGAAACACCCCACCTTGTACTTCGCCCTTACCAGGAGGGTGACGAGAGCGACTTTATGCGCCTGCTGCAGGAAAACACAGCCTACCTCCCCCCCGCTTTCGCTGGCCGGCTGGCACGGGTGCGCGCGCTGGACGACGCCCGCTCACAGGTACAGCAGCTGCGCACCGACTGGGACAACCGCAGAACCTTTGACTTCGGGGTGTGGCAAAAGGAGGATAAGAGCTACGTTGGCAACATTGCCCTCAAGAACCTGGACCGCTCCATCCCTAAAGCAGAGCTTGGCTTATACTTTACCGAATGGCCGGCGACACGCGACGTAGCCTTTGAGGCGCTGCAGAAAGTATTGGGTTTTGCCTTCGGGCCGCTAGGCATGAACAAGGTGTACCTGCGCTGCACCCAGGCGAACGAGAGCTTTGGCCAGGTGGCAGAAGGCTGCGGCTTTATGAAGGAAGGCGTACTGCGCTGCGACTACCGCGGGGCCGACTCAGACGAGCTGTTGGACCTGAGCTACTACGGCATGACGCGCCAGGACTTTGAGCAGGCACAGGAGCAGTGGCTGGAGACAGGCTCGGCCGCCATGGCATAG
- a CDS encoding SDR family NAD(P)-dependent oxidoreductase — MGNRLEGKVAIVTGGGSGIGEAISKKFAKEGAKVVVAGLPEDPVEDVVKEIQEEGGTAIPFNADLSVLANAESCVSLAVKQYGKLDILINNAGTFPETNMLSDYSEEAFDYLLKNNNKTVFAMSKAALPELQKTKGNIVTAGSESGILGIAQNAPYGATKGFNHAFTKGLAAEQAQKGVRCNIVAPGPIDTGWTHKETGPMDSQMEQMVTKGTLMGRRGTPEEVANVYLFLASDEASYVTGAVFPVDGGTLIAKGPAGDQAAESMKQQPDGELKLKHSKDSHTSVRK; from the coding sequence ATGGGAAACAGACTTGAAGGAAAAGTAGCCATCGTAACAGGCGGTGGCTCTGGTATAGGCGAGGCCATCAGTAAAAAGTTCGCCAAAGAGGGGGCCAAAGTAGTAGTGGCCGGTCTGCCGGAGGACCCGGTAGAGGATGTCGTGAAGGAGATTCAGGAGGAGGGCGGTACGGCTATTCCGTTCAACGCGGACCTTTCTGTGCTGGCCAACGCCGAGAGCTGCGTCTCGCTTGCCGTAAAGCAGTACGGCAAGCTGGATATTCTGATCAACAACGCCGGCACCTTCCCGGAAACAAACATGCTCTCCGACTACTCAGAGGAAGCCTTCGACTACCTGCTGAAGAACAACAACAAGACAGTGTTTGCCATGAGCAAGGCGGCGCTTCCGGAGCTGCAGAAGACAAAGGGGAACATCGTGACGGCTGGCTCTGAGTCCGGTATACTGGGCATTGCGCAGAATGCGCCTTACGGTGCCACCAAAGGCTTTAACCACGCCTTTACCAAAGGGCTGGCGGCCGAGCAGGCCCAGAAGGGCGTACGCTGCAACATTGTGGCCCCCGGCCCGATCGACACAGGCTGGACGCACAAGGAGACAGGGCCCATGGACAGCCAGATGGAGCAGATGGTAACCAAAGGCACGCTGATGGGGCGCAGAGGCACACCAGAGGAGGTGGCCAACGTGTACCTGTTCCTGGCCTCGGACGAGGCTTCGTATGTTACGGGCGCTGTGTTCCCTGTGGATGGCGGCACGCTGATCGCTAAAGGGCCGGCCGGTGACCAGGCCGCCGAAAGCATGAAGCAGCAGCCGGACGGGGAGCTAAAGCTGAAGCACTCCAAAGACAGCCATACTTCTGTACGGAAGTAA
- a CDS encoding AAA family ATPase yields MTQFTSDKEAADALYRSYRELTDEISKVIVGQEEVVRLVLTAVFCQGHCLLVGVPGLAKTLLIQTIASTLDMSFNRVQFTPDLMPSDIVGAETLDKDRNFRFVTGPIFANIVLADEINRTPPKTQAALLEAMQEHAVTVAGRKYDLPKPFFVLATQNPIEQEGTYPLPEAQLDRFMFNITLGYPSYESELQIVKNTTGAKVSQLRKILHADDILAFQQLVRRVPVTDNVVEYAVQLVHKTRPNMPMASKQANQFLEWGAGPRASQHLIIGAKCNAILNGKYSPDIEDVQAVAMPILRHRIVRNFKAEAEGVTEEQLIGELM; encoded by the coding sequence ATGACGCAGTTCACCTCTGACAAAGAAGCAGCAGACGCCCTGTACCGCTCCTACCGCGAGCTCACCGATGAGATATCAAAAGTAATTGTAGGGCAGGAGGAGGTCGTGAGGCTGGTTCTCACAGCTGTTTTTTGTCAGGGGCACTGCCTGTTGGTGGGGGTGCCGGGGCTAGCCAAAACGCTCCTCATCCAAACCATCGCCTCCACGCTCGACATGAGCTTTAACCGGGTACAGTTCACGCCCGACCTCATGCCCTCTGACATCGTAGGCGCCGAGACGCTGGACAAGGACCGTAACTTCCGCTTCGTGACAGGTCCCATCTTCGCCAACATCGTGTTGGCAGACGAGATCAACCGCACGCCGCCCAAAACGCAGGCAGCCCTGCTGGAAGCCATGCAGGAGCATGCCGTAACGGTAGCCGGCCGCAAGTATGACCTGCCCAAGCCTTTCTTCGTGCTGGCCACCCAAAACCCCATTGAGCAGGAAGGTACCTACCCCCTGCCGGAGGCCCAGCTGGACCGCTTCATGTTTAACATTACGCTGGGCTACCCGAGCTATGAGTCGGAGCTGCAGATCGTAAAGAACACCACCGGTGCCAAGGTAAGCCAGCTCCGCAAAATCCTGCATGCCGACGATATACTTGCCTTCCAGCAACTGGTGCGCCGCGTGCCGGTAACAGACAATGTGGTGGAGTATGCCGTGCAGCTGGTGCATAAAACACGCCCCAACATGCCGATGGCCTCTAAGCAGGCCAACCAGTTTCTGGAGTGGGGCGCCGGCCCAAGAGCTTCGCAGCACCTGATTATAGGGGCCAAGTGCAACGCCATCCTCAATGGCAAGTACAGCCCGGATATCGAGGACGTGCAGGCTGTTGCCATGCCGATCCTGCGCCACCGCATTGTGCGCAACTTTAAAGCCGAGGCAGAGGGCGTTACCGAAGAGCAGCTTATCGGGGAGCTCATGTAG
- a CDS encoding peptidylprolyl isomerase: MKKIHRFATSAFAAVCLIVCSATAFAQAPVQRQVDGIIAKVDNNVILRSDLEFGYLQYLAQSKQQPSEDLKCQIFTSLLQDKLLLARAEIDSVTVESGMVNSQLDQRIQYLAGQVGGTERLEQYYNKSLKQLKDELRKTVREQLVMEKMQRTITEKVTVTPKEIKKYFNAIPKDSLPYFSTEVEIGQIVKFAEIGREQKQEARQKLEDLRKRILAGEDFAALARQYSQDPGSAQSGGELGFFKKKELVPEYEAAALRLEPGGISNVIESQYGFHIIQLIERRGQEFNTRHILIKPATATVDVAAAAEELLKVREMIQSDSLTFAQAAKEHSDEKDTKDNGGMLTSRATGTTYIPMDQVDPAIFFVIDTMQVGEVSEPVAFTTPDGKEASRIIYLKSKTRPHQANLTDDYQKIANAALAQKRSKAVNEWFKKNIGTVYIEIDPEYEDCGGLQQLM, translated from the coding sequence TTGAAAAAGATACATCGTTTTGCCACCTCGGCCTTTGCGGCAGTTTGCCTCATCGTATGTTCTGCCACGGCTTTTGCCCAGGCACCGGTGCAGCGCCAGGTGGACGGCATTATAGCGAAGGTAGACAACAACGTAATTTTGCGCTCTGACCTGGAGTTTGGCTACCTGCAGTACCTGGCGCAGTCGAAGCAGCAGCCAAGCGAAGACCTGAAATGCCAGATCTTCACCTCGCTGCTGCAGGACAAGCTGCTGCTGGCCCGCGCCGAAATTGACTCGGTAACGGTGGAAAGCGGCATGGTGAACAGCCAGCTGGACCAGCGCATCCAGTACCTGGCCGGCCAGGTAGGAGGCACTGAGCGCCTGGAGCAGTACTACAACAAAAGCCTGAAGCAACTGAAGGACGAGCTGCGCAAAACCGTGCGCGAGCAGCTGGTGATGGAGAAAATGCAACGCACCATCACCGAGAAGGTAACTGTAACGCCGAAGGAGATCAAGAAGTACTTCAACGCCATCCCGAAAGACAGCCTGCCTTACTTCTCTACCGAGGTGGAGATCGGCCAGATTGTGAAGTTTGCGGAGATAGGCCGTGAGCAGAAACAGGAGGCACGCCAGAAACTGGAGGACCTGCGCAAGCGTATACTTGCCGGTGAAGATTTCGCGGCCCTGGCACGCCAGTACTCTCAGGACCCGGGCTCTGCCCAGTCTGGCGGGGAGCTTGGCTTCTTTAAGAAGAAAGAGCTGGTGCCAGAGTACGAGGCGGCCGCCCTGCGCCTGGAGCCGGGAGGCATCTCCAACGTGATCGAATCGCAGTACGGCTTCCATATTATCCAGCTGATTGAGCGCCGTGGGCAGGAGTTTAACACGCGCCACATCCTCATTAAGCCGGCCACGGCCACTGTAGACGTTGCCGCTGCCGCAGAGGAGCTTCTCAAAGTGCGCGAGATGATCCAGAGCGACAGCCTTACGTTTGCACAGGCCGCCAAAGAGCACTCTGACGAGAAAGACACCAAGGATAACGGCGGTATGCTGACCAGCCGCGCCACCGGCACCACCTACATCCCGATGGACCAGGTAGACCCGGCGATCTTCTTTGTGATTGACACCATGCAGGTAGGCGAAGTGTCCGAGCCTGTAGCCTTTACAACGCCCGACGGCAAGGAGGCCTCGCGCATTATCTACCTCAAGTCGAAGACAAGGCCGCACCAGGCGAACCTGACCGATGACTACCAGAAGATTGCCAATGCCGCACTGGCCCAGAAACGCAGCAAGGCTGTGAACGAGTGGTTCAAGAAGAACATCGGCACCGTATACATCGAAATTGACCCGGAGTACGAGGATTGTGGCGGACTCCAGCAACTAATGTAA